In the Campylobacter sputorum subsp. sputorum genome, ATCTAAAAGCCTATCAAATCTACTTACAAAAACACTTATAACAGCTTGTGGAAGATTGGCTTTGGGAAATCTTTTTATAAACTCGTTAGTTGCATTTTCAAAAGAATCCAAACAATCCAGTGCTTGTTGTGGCGAAAATACAAGAGTTGCATTTATATTTATTCCTTTTTTCATAAGTTCATTCATAGCCTCAAATCCGGCTTTTGTGGCTGGAATTTTAATCATAACATTTGGCATACCTATTGTAGAATATAAATTTTTACCCTCTTTAAAGCTACCCTCGGCATCATCGTATAGACAAGGATCGACTTCTATACTAACAAATCCATCATCATTATTTGCATAATTTTTCAGCAATTTTTCTGCAGCAAGTCTTATATCTTGTGTGGCTAAAATCTCATAAACAGTTTTTGGGTGTTTAAATTTGCAACTTTTTATGACATTTTCATAATCACTAGAATTGCAAAAAGCATTTTTAAATATCGTAGGATTACTAGTAGCACCATTTATAGTGTCTGAAGATATAAGTTCTTTAAACTCACCATTTATAAAATCTCTTTGCAAAAAATCGCACCATAGTGAAAAATTGATATTGTTATTTTTATACACAAAATACCTTTTATTTAATAAATTTAATGATTTCTCGCAAATCTTTTATATCAATGCAATGCGTTGCTTCTTTTCTTAAAATTTCATTCGCACAAAAAGCAAATGTAAGCCCAGCTTCTTTAAACATAGATAAATCATTTGCACCATCTCCAACACACATAACTTCATCTTTTTGTAAATTCATCAAAGATTTAAGCTCTTTTAACATGACACCTTTTGAGTATCCAAACATCATTTCTCCGCCAGCTTTTCCGGTAATAATGCCATCTTTTACTTGAAGATAGTTTGCAAAACTTGCATCAAAACCTAATTTTTCTTTGGCTATATCTGTAGCTAAATGATACCCGCCACTAAAAACTACAACCTTTATACCTTTTGATTTTAGATACG is a window encoding:
- the serB gene encoding phosphoserine phosphatase SerB; this translates as MIKLCVCDFDSTLMDGETITYFAQAVGASKEVGDITKEAMAGKIDFYESFTKRASFLKGMKEDEAKKIASNLPFITGARELISYLKSKGIKVVVFSGGYHLATDIAKEKLGFDASFANYLQVKDGIITGKAGGEMMFGYSKGVMLKELKSLMNLQKDEVMCVGDGANDLSMFKEAGLTFAFCANEILRKEATHCIDIKDLREIIKFIK
- a CDS encoding transaldolase, with amino-acid sequence MYKNNNINFSLWCDFLQRDFINGEFKELISSDTINGATSNPTIFKNAFCNSSDYENVIKSCKFKHPKTVYEILATQDIRLAAEKLLKNYANNDDGFVSIEVDPCLYDDAEGSFKEGKNLYSTIGMPNVMIKIPATKAGFEAMNELMKKGININATLVFSPQQALDCLDSFENATNEFIKRFPKANLPQAVISVFVSRFDRLLDTKMSEKSLPTSQIGIMNASKIYNTIQKKNLPNVKTLFASTGVKGDSLHKAYYVKELLYKNSINTAPLETIKAFGDVHFEEKSPLSDDSIDKFFDVVKKADIDMTKVYKDLLNDGISSFVKSFEDIMSDLKKKI